In Saccharothrix violaceirubra, the following are encoded in one genomic region:
- a CDS encoding tetratricopeptide repeat protein has translation MEAGSVNQFAVAGIAYQSGRDMIVHEAPRVAWPVRVGAPPPAARHHRDRDVVLEPGRDVVLTGLGGVGKTQVAARFAASVWTDSSVDLAVWVTAVSRDAVVTAFAEAARRVSCCRDDCPPDDAAEAFRAWLVSCGLRWVVVLDDVRDPHDLRGLRPPSSGWTVITTRRRDRALGQAIVELDVFSVEEAVAYLASALPSHAHEELAGLAEDLGRLPLALAHAAAFIADKPLLSVAGYRKRLADRCRTLADVMPSGTEPVDDRVGAVAATWSLSIDLADGLPPRGLARPVLDLASLLDPAGVPVSVFEQATGLEVDDVHDALACLHRLSLVTLDPDRPARAVAVHALVQRAVRDTFTPAKTSELAHVAARALTDLWPATFDPESAQAFRSAALALHANTTPALREPDLHVVLFLVGRSLADAGQSAAAVTYFRALHAEADTHLGADHRDTLTARHNLAAALGELGRPAEAVAEYERLLADRLRVLGPDHPDVLPTRNNLALWRGESGDAAGAADEFAAMIADSTRILGPHHSGTLTARHNLAYWRGEAGEHTGAIAEFRALLADQVALLGPDHPDCLTTRHNIATWLDWVGDSAQAIAEYEALAADQCRVLGANHPDLLLNRHNLAAARVVLGGAADVLGQFEALAADCLEALGADHPLTLTVHGGLANCRGHAGDHEGAARLFAESAADRTRVLGADHPSTLVSRSNSAYWRGKSGDAAGASTAYEALLPDCLRLLGPDHHHTLSVRHNVARWRGEAGDASGALAGFTTLLPDRVRVLGPDHPQTLTNRHEIARWTDASGDVPGAVALLETLLADRNRVLGPDHPDTALTLRDLDRLDGPAPAP, from the coding sequence GTGGAAGCCGGGAGTGTCAATCAGTTCGCGGTCGCCGGGATCGCCTACCAGTCCGGACGGGACATGATCGTCCACGAGGCCCCGCGGGTCGCCTGGCCGGTGCGGGTCGGCGCGCCGCCCCCGGCCGCCCGGCACCACCGGGACCGCGACGTCGTGCTCGAACCCGGCCGGGACGTGGTGCTGACCGGGCTCGGCGGCGTCGGCAAGACCCAGGTGGCCGCGCGGTTCGCCGCGTCGGTGTGGACGGATTCCTCGGTCGACCTGGCCGTGTGGGTGACGGCGGTGTCGCGGGACGCCGTGGTGACCGCGTTCGCCGAAGCCGCGCGGCGGGTGTCGTGCTGCCGTGACGACTGCCCGCCGGACGACGCGGCCGAGGCGTTCCGGGCGTGGCTGGTGAGCTGCGGGCTGCGGTGGGTCGTGGTGCTCGACGACGTGCGCGATCCCCACGACCTGCGGGGACTCCGGCCGCCCTCGTCGGGGTGGACGGTGATCACCACCCGCCGTCGGGACCGGGCGCTCGGCCAGGCCATCGTGGAACTGGACGTGTTCTCCGTCGAGGAAGCCGTGGCCTACCTGGCATCCGCGTTGCCCTCGCACGCGCACGAGGAGTTGGCAGGGCTCGCCGAGGACCTGGGCCGCCTGCCGCTGGCGTTGGCGCACGCCGCCGCGTTCATCGCCGACAAGCCGCTGCTGTCGGTGGCGGGCTACCGGAAACGGCTCGCCGACCGCTGCCGCACGCTCGCCGACGTGATGCCCTCGGGGACCGAGCCCGTCGACGACCGGGTCGGCGCCGTGGCCGCCACCTGGTCGTTGTCGATCGACCTCGCCGACGGGCTCCCGCCGCGCGGCCTGGCCCGGCCGGTGCTGGACCTGGCGAGCCTGCTCGACCCGGCGGGCGTGCCGGTGTCGGTGTTCGAGCAGGCGACCGGCCTGGAGGTCGACGACGTGCACGACGCGCTGGCCTGCCTGCACCGGTTGAGCCTGGTGACGCTCGACCCCGACCGACCCGCACGGGCGGTGGCCGTGCATGCGTTGGTGCAGCGGGCCGTCCGCGACACGTTCACACCGGCGAAGACCAGCGAACTCGCCCACGTGGCCGCGCGGGCGCTGACCGACCTCTGGCCCGCCACCTTCGACCCCGAGTCCGCGCAGGCGTTCCGCTCGGCCGCACTCGCGCTGCACGCCAACACCACGCCCGCGTTGCGCGAGCCGGACCTGCACGTGGTGCTGTTCCTCGTCGGCCGGTCGCTGGCCGATGCCGGGCAGTCGGCCGCCGCCGTCACCTACTTCCGCGCGCTGCACGCCGAGGCGGACACCCACCTCGGCGCCGACCACAGGGACACCCTCACCGCGCGGCACAACCTCGCGGCGGCGTTGGGCGAGCTGGGCCGGCCGGCGGAGGCGGTCGCCGAGTACGAGAGGCTGCTGGCCGACCGGCTGCGGGTACTGGGCCCGGACCACCCCGACGTATTGCCCACGCGCAACAACCTCGCGCTCTGGCGGGGCGAGTCCGGCGACGCGGCGGGTGCCGCGGACGAGTTCGCGGCCATGATCGCCGACAGCACCCGCATCCTGGGGCCGCACCACTCCGGCACCCTGACCGCGCGGCACAACCTCGCCTACTGGCGCGGCGAGGCGGGCGAGCACACCGGCGCGATAGCGGAGTTCCGGGCGCTGCTGGCCGACCAGGTCGCCCTGCTGGGCCCCGACCACCCGGACTGCCTGACCACCCGGCACAACATCGCCACCTGGCTGGACTGGGTCGGCGACTCGGCGCAGGCGATCGCCGAGTACGAGGCGCTGGCCGCCGACCAGTGCCGCGTCCTCGGCGCGAACCACCCGGACCTCCTGCTGAACCGCCACAACCTGGCGGCGGCGCGGGTCGTGCTCGGTGGGGCGGCGGACGTCCTGGGGCAGTTCGAGGCGCTCGCGGCCGACTGCCTGGAGGCGCTCGGCGCGGACCACCCCCTCACGCTCACCGTGCACGGAGGGCTCGCGAACTGCCGAGGCCACGCCGGTGACCACGAGGGCGCCGCACGCCTGTTCGCCGAATCGGCCGCCGACCGGACCCGCGTGCTCGGTGCCGACCACCCGAGCACGCTCGTCAGCCGCAGCAACTCGGCGTACTGGCGGGGCAAGTCCGGTGACGCGGCGGGCGCGTCGACCGCGTACGAGGCCCTGCTCCCCGACTGCCTGCGGCTCCTGGGACCCGACCATCACCACACCTTGTCCGTGCGGCACAACGTGGCGCGGTGGCGGGGTGAGGCCGGTGACGCGTCAGGCGCGCTGGCGGGCTTCACGACGCTGCTGCCCGACCGCGTGCGCGTGCTCGGCCCGGACCACCCGCAGACCCTGACCAACCGGCACGAGATCGCGCGGTGGACGGACGCGTCCGGGGACGTCCCGGGTGCGGTGGCCCTGCTGGAAACCCTGCTGGCCGACCGGAACCGCGTGCTGGGACCGGACCACCCGGACACCGCGCTGACCCTGCGCGACCTCGACCGCCTCGACGGCCCGGCCCCGGCTCCCTGA
- a CDS encoding caspase, EACC1-associated type: MRTALLIATDTYTDPTFGALRAPALDAGELDGVLAHPDIGDFTTEVLVNASAQDVRERVDAVFGRADRDDLVLLYLSGHGVKDRSGGLYFAAPDTRHDLLASTSIPAAFVRGVIDRSKARKVVVWLDCCYGGAFPTGMSPRAAGQVDVLDQLDDGRGCVIMTSATHVQYAYEPDGSVRDETGPSVFTRAIVEGLRTGAADLDGDGEVSTADLYAYVYERLRRESPDQTPTTSGMIAGDLRIAHVGVRLPAGLPDELRRLVRSTDPEFRALGLRLLAERADTGDDVAARTLDLLKGDDTPTPARESDHLKRCAMLWSNAAGVAFSPDSSLFAASGIVWDTVAWQEVHSIRGLNPGEAAFSPDGTLLAQGLRLGPALYSTTSWTLKTRARSTKSWPDRSGRLSFGHDGRLIVQWAPGHKPVLWVSAGNRWQERPLPVDHLRSLHLSRSTPLLVTLAVDGVVEVFDTTTRRPTGGPSVPEPAATAVAISPDGRLLAVADDQRTELRRTSDRQVVTTLPRGVTDWRGLAFAPDGRLLATVDLDGVRLWSVPSGNPVQSLHTELTHIEFSPDGRFLAGIAGNGQVWLWSVDPRDLATLPERRACPPTTRERRARLRHIDKIAGRTRVATGAAGLSGTVAVLDAWFSVTALVLASIGLLTLVLAVPEAVRWTLAQDLRPGGRSGR; this comes from the coding sequence ATGCGGACGGCATTGCTGATCGCCACGGACACCTACACCGACCCGACGTTCGGCGCGCTGCGCGCACCCGCACTCGACGCCGGGGAACTGGACGGGGTACTGGCCCACCCGGACATCGGCGACTTCACCACCGAGGTGCTGGTCAACGCTTCCGCGCAGGACGTCCGCGAACGCGTCGACGCGGTGTTCGGCCGGGCCGACCGCGACGACCTCGTCCTGCTCTACCTGTCGGGCCACGGGGTCAAGGACCGCTCGGGCGGCCTGTACTTCGCCGCACCCGACACCCGCCACGACCTGCTCGCGTCGACCTCGATCCCGGCCGCGTTCGTGCGTGGGGTGATCGACCGCAGCAAGGCCCGGAAGGTGGTCGTGTGGTTGGACTGCTGCTACGGCGGCGCGTTCCCCACCGGCATGTCCCCGCGCGCGGCCGGGCAGGTCGACGTGCTCGACCAACTCGACGACGGCCGCGGCTGCGTGATCATGACCTCGGCCACGCACGTCCAGTACGCCTACGAACCCGACGGCTCGGTCCGCGACGAGACCGGACCGTCGGTGTTCACCCGGGCCATCGTGGAGGGGCTGCGGACCGGCGCGGCGGACCTGGACGGCGACGGCGAGGTCAGCACCGCGGACCTGTACGCGTACGTGTACGAACGGCTGCGCCGGGAAAGCCCCGACCAGACCCCGACCACCAGCGGCATGATCGCGGGCGACCTGCGGATCGCGCACGTCGGCGTCCGACTACCCGCCGGGCTGCCCGACGAGTTGCGCCGCCTGGTCCGCAGCACCGACCCGGAGTTCCGCGCGCTGGGCTTACGTCTGCTCGCCGAACGCGCCGACACCGGGGACGACGTCGCCGCCCGCACGCTGGACCTGCTGAAGGGAGACGACACCCCGACCCCCGCGCGGGAATCGGATCACTTGAAGCGATGCGCAATGCTCTGGAGCAACGCCGCAGGTGTGGCGTTCAGCCCGGATTCCTCCCTGTTCGCCGCCTCGGGGATCGTGTGGGACACCGTGGCTTGGCAAGAAGTCCACAGCATTCGCGGGCTGAACCCAGGCGAGGCCGCATTCAGCCCGGACGGGACGCTGCTCGCACAGGGACTCCGCCTGGGACCTGCCCTGTACTCCACCACCTCCTGGACCCTCAAGACCCGCGCCCGGAGCACGAAGTCGTGGCCCGACCGCAGCGGACGGCTGTCGTTCGGCCACGACGGACGACTTATCGTCCAATGGGCGCCTGGGCACAAGCCCGTCCTCTGGGTATCGGCCGGGAATCGATGGCAGGAACGGCCGCTGCCGGTGGACCACCTGAGGTCGCTGCATCTGAGTCGCTCCACGCCTCTGCTGGTGACGCTCGCGGTCGACGGCGTCGTCGAGGTCTTCGACACGACCACCCGCCGCCCGACGGGTGGTCCGTCGGTCCCGGAGCCCGCCGCGACGGCAGTGGCGATCAGCCCGGACGGCCGACTGCTCGCCGTCGCCGACGACCAACGGACGGAGCTGCGCCGGACTTCCGACCGGCAGGTGGTGACCACGCTGCCCCGAGGGGTGACGGACTGGCGCGGGCTCGCGTTCGCCCCGGACGGCCGACTGCTCGCGACCGTCGACCTCGACGGTGTCCGGCTGTGGAGCGTGCCCTCGGGCAATCCGGTCCAGTCGCTGCACACGGAACTCACACACATCGAGTTCAGTCCGGACGGTCGTTTCCTCGCGGGCATCGCGGGCAACGGCCAGGTGTGGCTGTGGTCGGTCGACCCGCGTGACCTCGCCACCCTCCCGGAGCGCAGGGCATGTCCGCCGACCACACGTGAACGCAGGGCACGACTCCGGCACATCGACAAGATCGCGGGCCGGACGCGGGTCGCCACGGGAGCGGCGGGCCTGTCGGGCACCGTCGCGGTGCTGGATGCCTGGTTCTCCGTCACCGCACTGGTGCTCGCGTCGATCGGCTTGCTCACTCTGGTCCTGGCCGTCCCCGAAGCCGTCAGATGGACGTTGGCACAGGATCTGCGACCGGGCGGTCGAAGCGGTAGATGA
- a CDS encoding GNAT family N-acetyltransferase, translating into MVEGEVTWRRLTEADFPLLRDWLLSPHVARWWHHETTPEAVARDFGPAARGEEPSEDLLVSLSGAPVGLVQRSRYGDYPEYIEELAPILAVHPETVSVDYLIGEVSLTGKGLGARVIRAVVDETWTSHPAAPAVVVPVSAANRASWRALEKAGFTRVAEGELEPDNPIDDRDHVIYRFDRPVADPVPTSI; encoded by the coding sequence ATGGTCGAGGGCGAAGTGACCTGGCGGCGGCTGACCGAGGCCGATTTCCCCCTGCTGCGCGACTGGCTCCTGAGCCCGCACGTGGCCCGCTGGTGGCACCACGAGACGACACCCGAGGCGGTGGCGCGGGACTTCGGCCCGGCGGCACGCGGCGAGGAGCCGTCGGAGGACCTGCTGGTGTCCCTTTCGGGCGCTCCGGTCGGTCTGGTGCAGCGCAGCCGCTACGGCGACTACCCGGAGTACATCGAGGAACTGGCCCCGATCCTCGCCGTCCACCCCGAGACGGTGAGCGTCGACTACCTGATCGGCGAGGTGTCGCTGACCGGCAAGGGACTGGGCGCACGCGTGATCCGCGCGGTGGTCGACGAGACGTGGACGAGTCACCCGGCGGCGCCGGCCGTCGTGGTCCCGGTGTCGGCGGCCAACCGCGCGTCGTGGCGGGCGTTGGAGAAGGCCGGCTTCACCCGCGTCGCCGAGGGCGAACTCGAACCGGACAACCCGATCGACGACCGCGACCACGTCATCTACCGCTTCGACCGCCCGGTCGCAGATCCTGTGCCAACGTCCATCTGA
- a CDS encoding HD domain-containing protein — protein MLLGHSGNRWRHTVGVAHRAAELAAAVPEEERDTLVAAAWLHDIGYAIPLVDTGFHPLDGARHLDRTGWRRDIADLVAHHSGARFVAREIGLEARLSVYPWEITPLSDALAYADQTVDSTGERVSLEDRLTDMLHRHGPRSANARAHAVRAPYLRGAAERVEARLPALVAGAA, from the coding sequence ATGCTGTTGGGGCACAGCGGAAACCGCTGGCGCCACACGGTGGGGGTGGCGCACCGGGCGGCCGAACTGGCCGCGGCCGTGCCCGAGGAGGAGCGCGACACCCTCGTGGCCGCGGCGTGGTTGCACGACATCGGGTACGCGATCCCGTTGGTGGACACCGGTTTCCACCCGCTCGACGGCGCGCGCCACCTGGACCGCACGGGCTGGCGGCGCGACATCGCCGACCTGGTCGCGCACCACTCGGGCGCGCGGTTCGTCGCCCGGGAGATCGGTCTCGAAGCGCGGCTGAGCGTGTACCCGTGGGAGATCACGCCGCTGTCGGACGCGTTGGCCTACGCCGACCAGACCGTGGACAGCACTGGCGAACGGGTGTCGCTGGAGGACCGGTTGACGGACATGCTGCACCGTCATGGTCCGCGGTCCGCGAACGCCCGTGCGCATGCCGTACGTGCCCCGTACCTGCGCGGTGCGGCCGAACGAGTGGAGGCCCGGCTGCCGGCGCTCGTCGCCGGAGCCGCCTGA
- the lexA gene encoding transcriptional repressor LexA, producing the protein MTDHFDLDASVLPQRQQRILAVIRDWVVEHGYAPNARQIADAIGLRSTSSVSRHLAALEEHGFLRRGTAMARPIDVRAFLPTARASDAVAVPVVGDIAAGAPIVAEEHVDEVLSLPRGLTGRGELFGLRVRGDSMVDAAIDDGDLVVVRRQPEAHSGQIVAAMIDDEATVKVYRRRNGHVYLEPRNDAYPVLDGDRAVVLGVVVSVLRSVR; encoded by the coding sequence ATGACCGACCACTTCGATCTTGACGCGTCCGTCCTGCCGCAGCGGCAGCAGCGGATCCTGGCGGTCATCCGCGACTGGGTCGTGGAGCACGGCTACGCGCCCAACGCGCGGCAGATCGCCGACGCGATCGGGCTGCGGTCGACGTCGTCGGTGTCCCGGCACCTGGCCGCGCTCGAGGAGCACGGGTTCCTGCGGCGGGGCACGGCGATGGCACGACCGATCGACGTGCGGGCGTTCCTGCCGACCGCACGGGCCTCCGACGCGGTGGCCGTGCCCGTGGTCGGCGACATCGCGGCCGGTGCGCCGATCGTGGCCGAGGAGCACGTCGACGAGGTCCTGTCGCTGCCGCGCGGGCTGACGGGCCGGGGCGAGCTGTTCGGGTTGCGGGTGCGCGGCGACTCGATGGTGGACGCCGCCATCGACGACGGCGACCTGGTGGTCGTGCGGCGGCAGCCCGAGGCGCACTCCGGGCAGATCGTGGCCGCGATGATCGACGACGAGGCGACCGTGAAGGTGTACCGGCGGCGCAACGGTCACGTGTACCTCGAACCGCGCAACGACGCCTACCCCGTGCTCGACGGTGACCGCGCGGTGGTGCTGGGGGTCGTCGTGTCGGTGCTGCGCAGCGTCCGATAG
- a CDS encoding Imm1 family immunity protein, with translation MATLMAYYEAGEDPLPVDTTADLDALVKRMASEFAAQGGPVPPVAELFRPDPWAEGWVVVRLGIGADRGFIAHADADGSYITTNSRAPDGEPLIYDYQGHVREFPADAEIPLDQVVKAAHDLVTTDGRRSAAVTWRSWNE, from the coding sequence GTGGCGACGTTGATGGCGTACTACGAAGCGGGCGAGGATCCCCTCCCCGTCGACACCACCGCCGACCTCGACGCGCTGGTGAAGCGCATGGCGTCCGAGTTCGCCGCACAGGGCGGACCGGTACCGCCCGTGGCCGAGCTGTTCCGACCCGACCCGTGGGCCGAAGGCTGGGTGGTCGTCCGTCTGGGCATCGGCGCGGACCGCGGCTTCATCGCCCACGCCGACGCCGACGGTTCGTACATCACCACCAACAGTCGCGCGCCGGACGGCGAGCCGCTGATCTACGACTACCAGGGCCACGTGCGGGAGTTCCCGGCCGACGCCGAGATTCCGCTGGACCAGGTCGTCAAGGCCGCCCACGACCTGGTCACCACCGACGGCCGGCGGTCCGCGGCGGTCACCTGGCGATCATGGAACGAGTGA
- a CDS encoding DddA-like double-stranded DNA deaminase toxin produces MPPEKVEELRREPPPTFERNTGRKTHGRWIAPGGSAQPAVSGHDEWTPKVNEILADQGCPRLPVATSADVELKLAARMRVQRADDPAMRHVSLVLNRAPCEGTLGCDKLLPVVLPEGYTLSVYGPNGYYEKFSGGKSPWRR; encoded by the coding sequence CTGCCGCCGGAGAAGGTGGAGGAGCTGCGTCGGGAACCGCCGCCCACGTTCGAGCGCAACACCGGCCGCAAGACACACGGCCGCTGGATCGCCCCAGGCGGGTCTGCGCAGCCGGCGGTCAGCGGCCACGATGAGTGGACCCCGAAGGTCAACGAGATCCTGGCCGACCAGGGCTGCCCGCGTTTGCCGGTCGCCACCAGCGCCGATGTCGAGCTGAAGCTGGCGGCGCGGATGCGTGTGCAGAGGGCGGACGACCCCGCCATGCGCCACGTCAGTCTGGTGCTCAACAGGGCGCCCTGCGAGGGGACTCTGGGGTGCGACAAGCTGCTGCCGGTCGTGCTGCCCGAGGGCTACACGCTGTCGGTGTACGGTCCGAACGGCTACTACGAGAAGTTCTCCGGAGGTAAGTCGCCGTGGCGACGTTGA
- a CDS encoding DUF397 domain-containing protein, translating to MTSTWTWRKSRRSAGNGACVELATRPGTRLTAVRDSKIGDDSPVLAFGPGGMRAFLLMAKDGKLDHPA from the coding sequence ATGACCAGTACCTGGACCTGGCGCAAGAGCCGCCGGTCCGCGGGAAACGGGGCATGTGTCGAACTCGCCACCAGACCCGGCACACGGCTGACCGCCGTGCGCGACAGCAAGATCGGAGACGACAGCCCGGTCCTCGCCTTCGGCCCCGGCGGGATGCGCGCCTTCCTCCTGATGGCCAAGGACGGGAAGCTCGACCACCCGGCCTGA
- a CDS encoding DUF5753 domain-containing protein, whose translation MIRGHHIDAPSDTQVTDMVNLRMRRQEALDRVEPVLDVVAIIDEAVLRKEIGGPAVAVEQLDYLLILCERPNVSIRVLPNSAGAHPSLHGAFIVLDFPIERDPGVVCLEDRTGGRYRDDTDDIDEYTKVADRLSEPALSERESRSVITAVREEIAR comes from the coding sequence GTGATCCGCGGCCACCACATCGACGCCCCGTCCGATACTCAGGTCACGGACATGGTCAACCTGCGGATGCGTCGGCAGGAAGCCCTCGACCGCGTCGAACCTGTCCTCGACGTGGTCGCCATCATCGACGAGGCGGTCCTGCGCAAGGAGATCGGCGGTCCGGCCGTCGCCGTCGAACAGCTCGACTACCTGCTGATCCTCTGCGAGCGGCCGAACGTCTCGATCCGCGTGCTGCCCAACTCCGCAGGCGCCCACCCGTCACTGCACGGCGCGTTCATCGTGCTGGACTTCCCGATCGAACGAGACCCCGGCGTCGTCTGCCTGGAGGATCGCACCGGCGGCCGGTATCGGGACGATACTGACGACATCGACGAGTACACGAAGGTGGCCGACCGGCTCTCCGAGCCGGCGCTGTCCGAGCGTGAGTCCCGGTCGGTGATCACGGCAGTTCGAGAGGAGATCGCCCGATGA
- a CDS encoding OmpA family protein: MRAVTGPVVAVTLGLSAVACGGTEERPTGGSVAYVLGVHANAPAAASTSVLDDAVSGQAKLTVVLADGEPKILVARDLTAKAANDDAKRKEREDRKKELRGTLSQARPAKPEVDLLAAIDLGARSLDREPRRMVVESSGLSTTGSLSFLAPGMVLAEPEEIADDLQRKKLLPALGGVTVRLRGIGDTEPPQPRPGIHERSNLVAIWREVLTRAGATVEVDDQPRTGKAPDDAPAVSLVPLTPVTVAAPKAEETVPLPASAFFVADKAELLDRAAAVDALRPFAEHVKQAGGRIDLVGTTARVGDKEGQVALSGQRAEALRVVLVDDLGVPADRVTSSGVGSYHADYVADHDAEGNLLPDKAALNRTVRITIRR, translated from the coding sequence GTGCGCGCTGTCACCGGACCGGTCGTCGCCGTCACGCTCGGCCTGAGCGCTGTCGCCTGCGGTGGAACCGAAGAACGACCGACGGGCGGTTCCGTCGCCTATGTACTCGGCGTGCACGCCAACGCACCGGCCGCCGCCTCGACCTCGGTGCTCGACGACGCCGTGTCCGGGCAGGCGAAGCTGACCGTCGTGCTCGCCGACGGCGAGCCGAAGATCCTGGTCGCCCGCGATCTGACGGCGAAGGCGGCCAACGACGACGCCAAGCGGAAGGAGCGCGAAGACCGCAAGAAGGAGTTGCGCGGCACGCTCTCGCAGGCCAGGCCCGCGAAACCGGAGGTGGACCTGCTCGCCGCGATCGACCTCGGCGCCCGGTCGCTGGACCGCGAACCCCGGCGGATGGTGGTCGAGTCCTCCGGCCTGTCCACGACCGGCAGCCTGTCGTTCCTCGCACCGGGCATGGTGCTCGCCGAGCCCGAGGAGATCGCCGACGACCTCCAGCGCAAGAAACTCCTCCCCGCGTTGGGCGGCGTGACCGTGCGCCTGCGCGGCATCGGCGACACCGAACCGCCGCAGCCCCGACCCGGCATCCACGAGCGGTCGAACCTGGTCGCGATCTGGCGCGAGGTGCTGACCCGCGCGGGCGCCACCGTGGAGGTCGACGACCAGCCGCGCACGGGCAAGGCCCCGGACGACGCGCCCGCCGTGTCGCTCGTGCCGCTCACCCCCGTGACCGTCGCGGCGCCGAAGGCGGAGGAGACCGTTCCGCTGCCCGCGTCCGCGTTCTTCGTGGCGGACAAGGCCGAACTGCTCGACCGCGCCGCGGCGGTGGACGCGTTGCGCCCGTTCGCCGAGCACGTCAAGCAGGCGGGCGGGCGGATCGACCTCGTCGGCACGACCGCCCGCGTGGGTGACAAGGAGGGGCAGGTCGCCCTGTCCGGGCAACGCGCCGAGGCACTGCGCGTCGTCCTCGTCGACGACTTGGGCGTGCCGGCGGACCGCGTGACCTCGTCCGGTGTCGGCAGCTACCACGCCGACTACGTCGCCGATCACGACGCCGAGGGCAACCTGCTGCCCGACAAGGCCGCCCTCAACCGCACGGTCCGCATCACCATCCGCCGCTAG